A region from the Mustela erminea isolate mMusErm1 chromosome 10, mMusErm1.Pri, whole genome shotgun sequence genome encodes:
- the NUDT17 gene encoding nucleoside diphosphate-linked moiety X motif 17 isoform X2, with the protein MAASRVLLLLSGRPVSPSFVQSVCRLLGAGPGFGPWPTHCGFKRGRLVLSDRPFPGASTTLPLQVGRKGSGVGGRSGVWSWRRRPGSIRLDLFPHRAALPNFCSASEALNQTATYPPHPHQRPPFCPFVALDQQQLRARGSELPTNRGVDLGVAVILQSSDQTVLLTRRTSTLSLSPNLWVPPGGHVELDEELLDGGLRELWEESGLQLPQDQFSWVPLGLWESAYPPRLSWGLPKYHHIILYLLVVSQESQQQLQARIQPNPNEVSAFMWLGPDVAAAVATMEDDTETSRHLPQELPPSILIVELKEDGGARPLALPVSTLLRTTPTTAEGKERVSSGTKFALRLWLQHLGR; encoded by the exons ATGGCCGCCTCGCGGGTGCTGCTGCTCCTGTCCGGGCGCCCTGTGTCGCCGAGCTTCGTGCAGAGTGTGTGTCGCCTCCTGGGCGCCGGGCCAGGGTTCGGGCCGTGGCCCACGCACTGCGGCTTCAAGCGAGGACGACTCGTCCTCTCGGACCGGCCATTCCCAGGCGCTTCGACCACGCTTCCGCTCCAGGTCGGGAGAaaggggagcggggtggggggcaggagtggggtgTGGAGCTGGCGCCGGAGGCCAGGCTCCATCAGACTCGACCTCTTCCCCCATCGCGCGGCGTTGCCCAATTTTTGCTCGGCTTCTGAAGCCTTAAACCAAACGGCCACCtaccccccgcacccccaccagCGACCCCCTTTCTGCCCTTTTGTGGCACTGGACCAGCAGCAGCTCAGGGCTCGGGGGTCTGAGCTGCCCACGAATCGAGGTGTGGATCTGGGTGTGGCCGTCATTCTGCAGTCCAGCGACCAGACTGTCTTATTAACCCGAAGGACAAGCACCCTCAGCCTTTCTCCCAACCTCTGGGTACCCCCAG GTGGGCACGTGGAACTTGATGAAGAG CTGTTGGACGGAGGGCTCCGAGAGCTTTGGGAGGAGAGTGGATTGCAGCTGCCCCAGGACCAGTTCTCTTGGGTCCCTCTGGGGTTATGGGAG TCTGCCTACCCTCCAAGGCTGAGCTGGGGTCtccccaaataccatcacatcaTTCTCTATCTTCTCGTGGTCTCCCAGGAGTCACAGCAGCAGCTGCAG GCCCGGATCCAACCAAACCCAAATGAAGTGAGCGCCTTTATGTGGCTGGGACCAGATGTAGCAGCTGCAGTGGCCACTATGGAAGATGATACAGAAACATCCAGGCATCTCCCCCAGGAGCTACCACCCTCCATCCT TATAGTAGAACTAAAGGAGGATGGAGGAGCTCGACCCCTGGCCTTGCCCGTGTCCACACTGCTGCGGACAACCCCAACCACagctgaaggaaaagagagggtcAGCTCTGGGACGAAGTTTGCCCTTAGGCTCTGGCTGCAACATCTGGGCAGGTAA
- the NUDT17 gene encoding nucleoside diphosphate-linked moiety X motif 17 isoform X1 has product MAASRVLLLLSGRPVSPSFVQSVCRLLGAGPGFGPWPTHCGFKRGRLVLSDRPFPGASTTLPLQVGRKGSGVGGRSGVWSWRRRPGSIRLDLFPHRAALPNFCSASEALNQTATYPPHPHQRPPFCPFVALDQQQLRARGSELPTNRGVDLGVAVILQSSDQTVLLTRRTSTLSLSPNLWVPPGGHVELDEELLDGGLRELWEESGLQLPQDQFSWVPLGLWESAYPPRLSWGLPKYHHIILYLLVVSQESQQQLQARIQPNPNEVSAFMWLGPDVAAAVATMEDDTETSRHLPQELPPSILIVELKEDGGARPLALPVSTLLRTTPTTAEGKERVSSGTKFALRLWLQHLGR; this is encoded by the exons ATGGCCGCCTCGCGGGTGCTGCTGCTCCTGTCCGGGCGCCCTGTGTCGCCGAGCTTCGTGCAGAGTGTGTGTCGCCTCCTGGGCGCCGGGCCAGGGTTCGGGCCGTGGCCCACGCACTGCGGCTTCAAGCGAGGACGACTCGTCCTCTCGGACCGGCCATTCCCAGGCGCTTCGACCACGCTTCCGCTCCAGGTCGGGAGAaaggggagcggggtggggggcaggagtggggtgTGGAGCTGGCGCCGGAGGCCAGGCTCCATCAGACTCGACCTCTTCCCCCATCGCGCGGCGTTGCCCAATTTTTGCTCGGCTTCTGAAGCCTTAAACCAAACGGCCACCtaccccccgcacccccaccagCGACCCCCTTTCTGCCCTTTTGTGGCACTGGACCAGCAGCAGCTCAGGGCTCGGGGGTCTGAGCTGCCCACGAATCGAGGTGTGGATCTGGGTGTGGCCGTCATTCTGCAGTCCAGCGACCAGACTGTCTTATTAACCCGAAGGACAAGCACCCTCAGCCTTTCTCCCAACCTCTGGGTACCCCCAG GTGGGCACGTGGAACTTGATGAAGAG CTGTTGGACGGAGGGCTCCGAGAGCTTTGGGAGGAGAGTGGATTGCAGCTGCCCCAGGACCAGTTCTCTTGGGTCCCTCTGGGGTTATGGGAG TCTGCCTACCCTCCAAGGCTGAGCTGGGGTCtccccaaataccatcacatcaTTCTCTATCTTCTCGTGGTCTCCCAGGAGTCACAGCAGCAGCTGCAG GCCCGGATCCAACCAAACCCAAATGAAGTGAGCGCCTTTATGTGGCTGGGACCAGATGTAGCAGCTGCAGTGGCCACTATGGAAGATGATACAGAAACATCCAGGCATCTCCCCCAGGAGCTACCACCCTCCATCCT TATAGTAGAACTAAAGGAGGATGGAGGAGCTCGACCCCTGGCCTTGCCCGTGTCCACACTGCTGCGGACAACCCCAACCACagctgaaggaaaagagagggtcAGCTCTGGGACGAAGTTTGCCCTTAGGCTCTGGCTGCAACATCTGGGCAG
- the NUDT17 gene encoding nucleoside diphosphate-linked moiety X motif 17 isoform X4 translates to MAASRVLLLLSGRPVSPSFVQSVCRLLGAGPGFGPWPTHCGFKRGRLVLSDRPFPGASTTLPLQRPPFCPFVALDQQQLRARGSELPTNRGVDLGVAVILQSSDQTVLLTRRTSTLSLSPNLWVPPGGHVELDEELLDGGLRELWEESGLQLPQDQFSWVPLGLWESAYPPRLSWGLPKYHHIILYLLVVSQESQQQLQARIQPNPNEVSAFMWLGPDVAAAVATMEDDTETSRHLPQELPPSILIVELKEDGGARPLALPVSTLLRTTPTTAEGKERVSSGTKFALRLWLQHLGR, encoded by the exons ATGGCCGCCTCGCGGGTGCTGCTGCTCCTGTCCGGGCGCCCTGTGTCGCCGAGCTTCGTGCAGAGTGTGTGTCGCCTCCTGGGCGCCGGGCCAGGGTTCGGGCCGTGGCCCACGCACTGCGGCTTCAAGCGAGGACGACTCGTCCTCTCGGACCGGCCATTCCCAGGCGCTTCGACCACGCTTCCGCTCCAG CGACCCCCTTTCTGCCCTTTTGTGGCACTGGACCAGCAGCAGCTCAGGGCTCGGGGGTCTGAGCTGCCCACGAATCGAGGTGTGGATCTGGGTGTGGCCGTCATTCTGCAGTCCAGCGACCAGACTGTCTTATTAACCCGAAGGACAAGCACCCTCAGCCTTTCTCCCAACCTCTGGGTACCCCCAG GTGGGCACGTGGAACTTGATGAAGAG CTGTTGGACGGAGGGCTCCGAGAGCTTTGGGAGGAGAGTGGATTGCAGCTGCCCCAGGACCAGTTCTCTTGGGTCCCTCTGGGGTTATGGGAG TCTGCCTACCCTCCAAGGCTGAGCTGGGGTCtccccaaataccatcacatcaTTCTCTATCTTCTCGTGGTCTCCCAGGAGTCACAGCAGCAGCTGCAG GCCCGGATCCAACCAAACCCAAATGAAGTGAGCGCCTTTATGTGGCTGGGACCAGATGTAGCAGCTGCAGTGGCCACTATGGAAGATGATACAGAAACATCCAGGCATCTCCCCCAGGAGCTACCACCCTCCATCCT TATAGTAGAACTAAAGGAGGATGGAGGAGCTCGACCCCTGGCCTTGCCCGTGTCCACACTGCTGCGGACAACCCCAACCACagctgaaggaaaagagagggtcAGCTCTGGGACGAAGTTTGCCCTTAGGCTCTGGCTGCAACATCTGGGCAG
- the NUDT17 gene encoding nucleoside diphosphate-linked moiety X motif 17 isoform X3, producing MAASRVLLLLSGRPVSPSFVQSVCRLLGAGPGFGPWPTHCGFKRGRLVLSDRPFPGASTTLPLQVGRKGSGVGGRSGVWSWRRRPGSIRLDLFPHRAALPNFCSASEALNQTATYPPHPHQRPPFCPFVALDQQQLRARGSELPTNRGVDLGVAVILQSSDQTVLLTRRTSTLSLSPNLWVPPGGHVELDEELLDGGLRELWEESGLQLPQDQFSWVPLGLWESAYPPRLSWGLPKYHHIILYLLVVSQESQQQLQARIQPNPNEVSAFMWLGPDVAAAVATMEDDTETSRHLPQELPPSILSHHYAV from the exons ATGGCCGCCTCGCGGGTGCTGCTGCTCCTGTCCGGGCGCCCTGTGTCGCCGAGCTTCGTGCAGAGTGTGTGTCGCCTCCTGGGCGCCGGGCCAGGGTTCGGGCCGTGGCCCACGCACTGCGGCTTCAAGCGAGGACGACTCGTCCTCTCGGACCGGCCATTCCCAGGCGCTTCGACCACGCTTCCGCTCCAGGTCGGGAGAaaggggagcggggtggggggcaggagtggggtgTGGAGCTGGCGCCGGAGGCCAGGCTCCATCAGACTCGACCTCTTCCCCCATCGCGCGGCGTTGCCCAATTTTTGCTCGGCTTCTGAAGCCTTAAACCAAACGGCCACCtaccccccgcacccccaccagCGACCCCCTTTCTGCCCTTTTGTGGCACTGGACCAGCAGCAGCTCAGGGCTCGGGGGTCTGAGCTGCCCACGAATCGAGGTGTGGATCTGGGTGTGGCCGTCATTCTGCAGTCCAGCGACCAGACTGTCTTATTAACCCGAAGGACAAGCACCCTCAGCCTTTCTCCCAACCTCTGGGTACCCCCAG GTGGGCACGTGGAACTTGATGAAGAG CTGTTGGACGGAGGGCTCCGAGAGCTTTGGGAGGAGAGTGGATTGCAGCTGCCCCAGGACCAGTTCTCTTGGGTCCCTCTGGGGTTATGGGAG TCTGCCTACCCTCCAAGGCTGAGCTGGGGTCtccccaaataccatcacatcaTTCTCTATCTTCTCGTGGTCTCCCAGGAGTCACAGCAGCAGCTGCAG GCCCGGATCCAACCAAACCCAAATGAAGTGAGCGCCTTTATGTGGCTGGGACCAGATGTAGCAGCTGCAGTGGCCACTATGGAAGATGATACAGAAACATCCAGGCATCTCCCCCAGGAGCTACCACCCTCCATCCT GAGCCATCATTATGCAGTATAG
- the NUDT17 gene encoding nucleoside diphosphate-linked moiety X motif 17 isoform X5 — MAASRVLLLLSGRPVSPSFVQSVCRLLGAGPGFGPWPTHCGFKRGRLVLSDRPFPGASTTLPLQVGRKGSGVGGRSGVWSWRRRPGSIRLDLFPHRAALPNFCSASEALNQTATYPPHPHQRPPFCPFVALDQQQLRARGSELPTNRGVDLGVAVILQSSDQTVLLTRRTSTLSLSPNLWVPPGECPENRIPSSGRKWPFTNSANPSLRKTGQPTNMVGTWNLMKSCWTEGSESFGRRVDCSCPRTSSLGSLWGYGR; from the exons ATGGCCGCCTCGCGGGTGCTGCTGCTCCTGTCCGGGCGCCCTGTGTCGCCGAGCTTCGTGCAGAGTGTGTGTCGCCTCCTGGGCGCCGGGCCAGGGTTCGGGCCGTGGCCCACGCACTGCGGCTTCAAGCGAGGACGACTCGTCCTCTCGGACCGGCCATTCCCAGGCGCTTCGACCACGCTTCCGCTCCAGGTCGGGAGAaaggggagcggggtggggggcaggagtggggtgTGGAGCTGGCGCCGGAGGCCAGGCTCCATCAGACTCGACCTCTTCCCCCATCGCGCGGCGTTGCCCAATTTTTGCTCGGCTTCTGAAGCCTTAAACCAAACGGCCACCtaccccccgcacccccaccagCGACCCCCTTTCTGCCCTTTTGTGGCACTGGACCAGCAGCAGCTCAGGGCTCGGGGGTCTGAGCTGCCCACGAATCGAGGTGTGGATCTGGGTGTGGCCGTCATTCTGCAGTCCAGCGACCAGACTGTCTTATTAACCCGAAGGACAAGCACCCTCAGCCTTTCTCCCAACCTCTGGGTACCCCCAGGTGAGTGCCCTGAGAACAGAATTCCAAGTTCAGGAAGAAAGTGGCCCTTCACCAATAGTGCTAATCCCAGTCTCAGGAAGACAGGCCAGCCTACAAATATG GTGGGCACGTGGAACTTGATGAAGAG CTGTTGGACGGAGGGCTCCGAGAGCTTTGGGAGGAGAGTGGATTGCAGCTGCCCCAGGACCAGTTCTCTTGGGTCCCTCTGGGGTTATGGGAGGTGA